One genomic window of Pseudomonas aeruginosa includes the following:
- a CDS encoding ABC transporter permease: protein MIFDFSVIWDSLPLYFDGLLVTLKLLSISLLIGLLLAVPLALMRVSKQPLVNFPAWLYTYVIRGTPMLVQLFLIYYGLAQFDAVRESALWPWLSNASFCACLAFAINTSAYTAEILAGSLKATPHGEIEAAKAMGMSRLKMYRRILLPSALRRALPQYSNEVIMMLQTTSLASIVTLVDITGAARTVYSQYYLPFEAFITAGLFYLCLTFILVRLFKLAERRWLAYLAPRKS, encoded by the coding sequence GTGATCTTCGATTTCTCCGTCATCTGGGACAGCCTTCCGCTCTATTTCGACGGCCTGCTGGTCACCCTCAAGCTGCTCTCGATCTCCCTGCTGATCGGCCTGCTGCTGGCGGTGCCGCTGGCGCTGATGCGGGTCTCCAAGCAGCCGCTGGTGAACTTCCCGGCCTGGCTCTACACCTACGTGATCCGCGGCACGCCGATGCTGGTCCAGCTGTTCCTGATCTACTACGGCCTGGCGCAGTTCGACGCGGTGCGCGAGAGCGCGCTGTGGCCCTGGTTGTCGAACGCCTCCTTCTGCGCCTGCCTGGCGTTCGCCATCAACACCAGCGCCTATACCGCCGAGATCCTCGCCGGTAGCCTGAAGGCCACGCCCCATGGCGAGATCGAGGCGGCCAAGGCGATGGGCATGTCGCGCCTGAAGATGTACCGCCGCATCCTCCTGCCGTCGGCACTGCGGCGCGCCCTGCCGCAGTACAGCAACGAAGTGATCATGATGCTGCAGACCACCAGCCTGGCGTCCATCGTCACCCTGGTGGACATCACCGGCGCCGCGCGGACCGTCTACTCGCAGTACTACCTGCCGTTCGAGGCGTTCATCACCGCTGGCCTGTTCTACCTGTGCCTGACCTTCATCCTGGTGCGCCTGTTCAAGCTTGCCGAGCGCCGCTGGCTGGCCTACCTGGCGCCGCGCAAATCCTGA